In Musa acuminata AAA Group cultivar baxijiao chromosome BXJ3-11, Cavendish_Baxijiao_AAA, whole genome shotgun sequence, one DNA window encodes the following:
- the LOC103972755 gene encoding germin-like protein 5-1: MATFSLLILFSLFLVLPPCLVADPDQLQDICVADLNSDVKLNGFACKPAAKVTEADFFFKGLATAGATNNTMGSLVTAANVEKIPGLNTLGVSLSRVDYAPGGLNPPHTHPRATEIVFVLDGTLDVGFITTANKLIAKTITKGEVFVFPRGLVHFQKNNGAAPAAVIAAFNSQLPGTQSIAVALFAATPPVPDHVLARAFQIGSKEVEKIKSRLAPGK; the protein is encoded by the exons ATGGCCACGTTTTCCCTCCtcatcctcttctccctcttcctcgtcCTCCCTCCCTGCCTTGTCGCCGATCCTGACCAGCTCCAAGACATCTGCGTAGCAGATCTTAACTCGG ACGTCAAGTTGAATGGCTTCGCATGCAAGCCTGCGGCAAAAGTCACAGAGGCGGACTTCTTCTTCAAGGGGCTGGCGACGGCCGGCGCCACCAACAACACCATGGGCAGCCTGGTGACGGCCGCCAACGTCGAGAAGATCCCCGGGCTGAACACGCTCGGCGTCTCCCTATCGCGCGTTGACTACGCCCCCGGCGGGCTGAACCCGCCCCACACCCACCCTCGTGCCACCGAGATCGTCTTCGTCCTCGACGGCACCCTCGACGTCGGCTTCATCACCACTGCCAACAAGCTGATAGCCAAGACCATTACCAAGGGCGAGGTGTTCGTCTTTCCCAGGGGGCTCGTTCACTTCCAGAAGAACAACGGTGCCGCTCCTGCCGCCGTCATCGCCGCCTTCAACAGCCAGCTTCCTGGCACCCAGTCCATCGCCGTTGCACTCTTCGCAGCTACCCCGCCGGTGCCCGACCACGTCCTCGCCCGGGCCTTCCAGATCGGATCCAAGGAGGTGGAAAAGATCAAAAGCCGCCTCGCACCTGGGAAGTAA